CCGTCGACCACTGGGCGCTGGAGCGGCTGGGGAAGGACGAGCGCTGGCTGCGGGAGCAGCTGGCGCTGCGCGGCTTCTCCGACCCGGCCGGCGTCCTGGCCGCCTTCCTGGACGAGAAGGGCGAGCTGGTGGCCTTCCCGCATGACTGAGCACCGCCCCGGGAAACTACTGGGCGGTGCATTCTCTCGCGGGCGGTGAGAGCGTGGTCCAGGCAGGCTTCCAGGAAGCGGTGCCCCGCGCCGACGGGGTGCATCTCGACCCCGGGACGCTCCTGCGCGCGGAGCGGGCCCTCTACCTGACGCCCGACCCGCGCCGCAACCGGGCGCTGCTCCACCTGACCATCGCCTTCGGCTGCATCCCGGTCGACCTGGCCGGGCTCCGCCTGGAGGATGTCGACCTGACCGAGGGGCGCATCCGCTGGAGGCGGGCCGCCGGCCTCGCGGCGCCGCTCTCGCGGCCCCTGGTGGACGACCTGCGCGACTACCTGGAACGCGAGCGGCGCGGCCGGAGCAGCCAGCTCTTTCTCACCCGCCTCGGCCACCCGCTGACGGCACGCACCCTCGCCCTCCTCTTCCGCCGCCTGGGGCGCGAGGTGGGGAGCGGCCAGCTCTCGCCGGCGGCGCTGCGCCAGCGCCGGCTGCGCCTGCTGCGCGCGGCCGGCGGGGCGGCCCCCTGGCTCCGCCACGGGCTCCTCTGGCTTTACCTGGCCGACCCGTCGCCGCTGGCCGACCCCGCCCGGCCCGGTGCGGGGGCGGGCGACGGCGGAGAGGGACTCACGCGGAGCTAGCCGGGCTCGCCGGCCCGCCCGTAAAGGAAAGGCCGGGCCCCGCTCGACCCGGCCTCGCCCCGCTCTGCCGCCCCGTCAGCCGGCCAGGTGGCGCGCCAGGAAGCCGGCCGTGGCCGCGGCCACCTTGGCCTCGCCCTCGCCCACGTCGCGCCCGTTCTCCAGCGAGGCGACGATGACGGCGCCGACGGGGTCGCCCGCCACCACTACGGGGGCGATCACCTCGCTGGCGAAGGGGCAGGTGTCGCCGCCGCCCACCGTCGCCCCTTCATGATGGTGGGCGGTGGTCCGAAAGCGCGCCTCGCGCCGCTCCTCCATGGCGTTGAGCACGGGCACGCCCACTTCCTTGCCGAGAAAGCGCTGGCCTTCCTCGCCCGCGACCGCCACCACCTGGTCCCGGTCGGTCAGCAGGCTGAGGAAGCCGGTGGTGGAGTGGACCGCCTCCATCACCGCCTGCGCCAGGCGGTCCAGGTCGGCCAGCGCGGAATACTTCTTGAGGATCACCTCGCCGTCTTTCTCCACGAAGATCTCGAGAGGGTCCCCATCCCGGATGTTCATGCTGCGGCGGATCTCGATGGGAATGACGATGCGGCCCAGGTCATCGATGCGCCGTACGATCCCCGTCGCCTTCACCCACGCTTCACCCCTCGTCGCCGCGGTGCTCCGGGGCTAGTATCCCTCGGGGCCACCCGATCATCCGGGACGCCCGGCCGGCCGGGGACCGGGGCGACGCAGGTCTGATGCGGGCGGGGACGGCCTCCGCCCTACTCGGCGGGAGAACGGCGGCTCAGGTAGAAACGGAGGAGGAACT
This is a stretch of genomic DNA from Bacillota bacterium. It encodes these proteins:
- a CDS encoding site-specific integrase codes for the protein MHSLAGGESVVQAGFQEAVPRADGVHLDPGTLLRAERALYLTPDPRRNRALLHLTIAFGCIPVDLAGLRLEDVDLTEGRIRWRRAAGLAAPLSRPLVDDLRDYLERERRGRSSQLFLTRLGHPLTARTLALLFRRLGREVGSGQLSPAALRQRRLRLLRAAGGAAPWLRHGLLWLYLADPSPLADPARPGAGAGDGGEGLTRS
- a CDS encoding AbrB/MazE/SpoVT family DNA-binding domain-containing protein, producing the protein MKATGIVRRIDDLGRIVIPIEIRRSMNIRDGDPLEIFVEKDGEVILKKYSALADLDRLAQAVMEAVHSTTGFLSLLTDRDQVVAVAGEEGQRFLGKEVGVPVLNAMEERREARFRTTAHHHEGATVGGGDTCPFASEVIAPVVVAGDPVGAVIVASLENGRDVGEGEAKVAAATAGFLARHLAG